Proteins encoded within one genomic window of Leucoraja erinacea ecotype New England chromosome 24, Leri_hhj_1, whole genome shotgun sequence:
- the rabif gene encoding guanine nucleotide exchange factor MSS4 yields MEPAGSSLGGTALQLSGDRAAPPGEEGLSAITAPCSAGLVSSSGTNGKAVVCERCGSRVLSPGTARYRRRELFLPSMRQKVALGTDGSAVTGDMLQEHWFVDDMYTFENIGFTKDVNNIKYLVCADCEIGPIGWHSLDDKKSFYIALDRVQHE; encoded by the exons ATGGAGCCGGCGGGCAGCTCTCTCGGCGGCACCGCCCTCCAGCTGTCGGGCGACCGGGCAGCCCCGCCGGGCGAAGAGGGCCTATCGGCCATCACAGCCCCCTGCTCGGCCGGCCTGGTCAGCTCCTCCGGCACCAACGGGAAGGCGGTTGTGTGCGAGCGGTGCGGCTCCCGTGTGCTGAGCCCAGGGACGGCGCGGTACCGTCGCCGAGAG CTCTTCCTTCCCTCCATGAGGCAGAAGGTGGCACTGGGCACGGATGGCAGTGCAGTCACAGGAGACATGCTGCAGGAGCACTGGTTCGTCGATGACATGTACACCTTCGAGAACATTGGATTCACCAAGGATGTGAATAACATCAAGTACCTTGTGTGTGCTGACTGCGAGATTGGCCCCATTGGATGGCACAGTCTGGATGATAAGAAGAGCTTTTACATTGCTTTAGATCGAGTGCAGCATGAATAG
- the LOC129708774 gene encoding tubulin alpha-8 chain-like gives MRECISIHVGQAGVQIGNACWELYCLEHGIQPDGNVQSTKSTQVDDSYSTFFSETGAGRRVPRAIFVDLEPSVIDEVRTGIYKQLYHPEQLITGKEDAANNYARGHYTVGKEVIDTVLERVRKLSDQCTGLQGFLIFHSFGGGTGSGFTSLLMERLSVNYGKKSKLEFAIYPAPQISTAVVEPYNSILTTHTTLEHSDCAFMVDNEAIYDLCCRNLDVERPTYINLNRLIGQIVSSITASLRFDGALNIDLTEFQTNLVPYPRIHFPLVTYAPIISTEKAYHERMSVTEITNACFEPANQMVKCDPRHGKYMACCMLYRGDVVPKDVNAAIASIKSKRSIQFVDWCPTGFKVGINYQPPTVVPGGDQAKVQRAVCMLSNTTSIAEAWARLDHKFDLMYAKRAFVHWFVGEGMEEGEFAEAREDLAALERDYEEVGADTVDQDDDDEEY, from the exons ATG AGAGAGTGCATCTCCATCCACGTCGGACAGGCTGGAGTCCAGATCGGCAATGCATGCTGGGAGCTGTATTGCCTGGAGCACGGGATCCAACCGGATGGAAATGTGCAGAGTACCAAGTCCACCCAAGTGGACGACTCCTACAGCACCTTTTTTAGTGAGACTGGAGCAGGAAGACGTGTTCCTCGTGCAATCTTTGTGGACTTGGAACCCTCGGTGATAG ACGAGGTCAGGACTGGGATTTACAAGCAGCTTTATCACCCGGAGCAGCTAATCACTGGCAAGGAAGATGCTGCCAACAACTACGCTCGGGGTCATTACACAGTTGGGAAGGAGGTCATTGATACAGTCCTTGAGCGTGTCCGGAAGTTG TCAGACCAATGCACGGGCCTTCAGGGCTTTCTGATATTCCACAGTTTTGGGGGAGGCACGGGATCTGGCTTCACTTCCCTGTTGATGGAGCGTTTATCCGTCAATTATGGGAAGAAATCCAAGCTGGAATTTGCTATCTATCCAGCTCCTCAGATCTCTACGGCTGTGGTTGAGCCGTACAACTCCATTCTCACCACTCACACTACCTTGGAGCACTCGGACTGTGCGTTCATGGTGGACAATGAGGCGATCTATGACCTCTGTTGCCGAAACCTTGACGTAGAACGTCCCACATACATCAACCTCAATCGTTTGATTGGCCAAATTGTGTCCTCAATCACTGCCTCGCTGCGTTTTGATGGAGCTTTGAATATAGATCTGACAGAGTTCCAGACCAATCTGGTCCCCTACCCTCGTATCCATTTCCCATTGGTAACCTATGCGCCCATCATCTCTACTGAGAAAGCCTACCATGAGAGGATGTCTGTGACAGAGATTACCAATGCCTGCTTCGAGCCTGCCAACCAGATGGTGAAGTGCGATCCTCGCCATGGCAAGTATATGGCCTGCTGCATGTTGTACCGGGGCGATGTGGTCCCCAAGGATGTCAACGCTGCCATTGCCAGCATCAAGAGCAAGCGATCAATTCAGTTTGTGGACTGGTGTCCCACTGGATTCAAG GTTGGGATCAATTATCAGCCTCCCACTGTGGTGCCCGGCGGTGACCAGGCCAAGGTTCAGCGTGCTGTCTGCATGCTAAGTAACACGACTTCCATTGCTGAGGCCTGGGCCCGTCTGGATCACAAGTTTGACCTAATGTATGCCAAGCGGGCATTTGTCCACTGGTTTGTGGGCGAAGGAATGGAAGAGGGAGAGTTTGCTGAAGCAAGGGAAGATTTGGCTGCATTAGAGAGAGATTACGAGGAAGTGGGGGCAGACACTGTGGACCAGGACGATGACGATGAAGAATACTGA